Proteins co-encoded in one Haladaptatus sp. ZSTT2 genomic window:
- the thiL gene encoding thiamine-phosphate kinase: MDERAALRRIAATLPAAGDDAAVVDGQVITTDMLHERTDFPEGTTRYTAGWRAVGASLSDVAGMGAQATVAVSAYAAPSFDEAELEAYLEGARDVCDAVGAEYVGGDLDTHAEFTVATTALGETDTPVLRSGANPGDIVAVTGGLGRSAAALRLFEQGEFDRANDLFQFTPRVAAGVALAPHASAMMDISDGVARSLHQLAEASDCGFAVEEASIPVVDAVEELATDATDRRELSLFFGEDFELLVTIPETEWDAAVTACPDALTKVGVVTGEGVELDGTPLPDRGYTHGS, from the coding sequence ATGGATGAGCGGGCCGCCCTCAGACGCATCGCAGCAACCCTGCCAGCCGCGGGTGACGACGCCGCTGTCGTAGACGGGCAGGTCATCACCACCGACATGCTCCACGAGCGGACGGATTTTCCCGAGGGGACCACCCGCTACACCGCCGGATGGCGCGCCGTCGGCGCATCGCTTTCTGATGTGGCCGGGATGGGCGCACAGGCGACGGTCGCGGTGTCTGCCTACGCCGCCCCGTCGTTCGACGAGGCGGAACTCGAAGCCTATCTCGAAGGCGCACGCGACGTGTGCGACGCCGTGGGCGCAGAGTACGTCGGCGGCGACTTAGATACGCACGCGGAGTTCACCGTAGCGACGACCGCGCTTGGCGAGACCGACACCCCGGTGCTGCGCTCGGGAGCGAATCCGGGCGACATCGTTGCAGTGACTGGCGGCCTTGGCCGGTCTGCGGCGGCGCTTCGCCTGTTCGAACAGGGCGAATTCGACCGCGCGAACGACCTCTTTCAGTTCACCCCACGTGTGGCCGCAGGCGTCGCACTCGCCCCGCACGCGAGCGCCATGATGGATATCAGCGACGGCGTCGCCCGCTCGCTCCACCAGCTTGCAGAAGCCAGCGACTGTGGCTTTGCGGTCGAAGAAGCCTCGATTCCGGTGGTTGATGCAGTAGAAGAGTTGGCAACCGACGCGACAGACCGCCGCGAATTGAGCCTCTTTTTCGGCGAGGACTTCGAGTTGCTCGTGACGATTCCCGAAACCGAATGGGACGCGGCGGTCACCGCGTGTCCAGACGCGCTCACCAAAGTCGGTGTGGTCACTGGTGAGGGGGTTGAGTTAGACGGAACCCCGCTCCCAGACCGAGGCTACACCCACGGCAGTTAG
- a CDS encoding site-2 protease family protein has product MDTPSPPADGPPVDAFSNAFHVYETRTDGTRLFYYGVPLDTADSVERQLWPLFRDHGYEVTLTQQTGEHVLVAEPHTSGSRGFPWTNVLMALLTILSTLYAGTAWYYIDITQNPLDLVQALPFALAILGVLGVHEFGHYAMSRYHGVDASLPYFIPFPTLIGTMGAVIRMRGRMPDRKALFDIGVAGPLAGLVAAAVVTIIGLYMDPVTAPAAVLNDPGSVQIRFNNPLILELIATAVGRPLEYADPAMSVNPVVMGGWVGFFVTFLNLLPVGQLDGGHLVRSMLGERQETLAALVPAVLFGLAGYLYYFHASSNAAGIWFFWGLFSMGIAYAGPAHPVHDDPLDTKRIAIGVLTFVLGLLCFTPVPIEFL; this is encoded by the coding sequence ATGGACACCCCCAGTCCACCGGCCGATGGCCCTCCGGTGGATGCGTTTTCGAACGCGTTTCATGTGTATGAAACGCGAACCGACGGCACTCGCCTTTTCTACTACGGCGTCCCCCTCGACACTGCAGACTCCGTCGAACGACAGCTCTGGCCGCTGTTCAGAGACCACGGCTACGAAGTAACGCTTACCCAACAGACGGGCGAACACGTCCTCGTCGCAGAGCCACACACGAGCGGTTCTCGGGGATTCCCGTGGACGAACGTGCTCATGGCGCTGCTCACGATTCTCTCGACGCTCTACGCCGGGACGGCGTGGTACTACATCGACATCACGCAGAACCCGCTCGACCTCGTGCAGGCGCTCCCGTTCGCGCTCGCCATTCTTGGCGTGCTCGGCGTCCACGAGTTCGGCCACTACGCCATGAGCCGGTATCACGGCGTGGACGCGAGTCTGCCCTACTTCATCCCGTTCCCGACGCTCATCGGGACGATGGGCGCGGTCATTCGCATGCGCGGGCGGATGCCAGACCGCAAGGCACTGTTCGATATCGGCGTTGCGGGCCCGCTCGCCGGACTCGTCGCCGCCGCCGTCGTGACCATTATCGGCCTGTACATGGACCCAGTCACCGCACCCGCCGCCGTCCTCAATGACCCTGGCTCCGTCCAGATTCGCTTCAACAATCCCCTCATCCTCGAACTGATTGCGACGGCGGTTGGGCGGCCACTCGAATACGCAGACCCCGCGATGTCTGTGAACCCCGTCGTGATGGGCGGGTGGGTTGGCTTCTTCGTCACGTTCCTCAACCTGCTCCCAGTTGGACAGCTTGATGGGGGCCACCTCGTCCGCTCGATGCTTGGCGAACGCCAAGAGACGCTCGCTGCGCTCGTTCCCGCCGTGCTGTTCGGGCTTGCGGGCTACCTCTACTACTTCCACGCCTCCTCGAACGCCGCGGGCATCTGGTTCTTCTGGGGGCTGTTCTCGATGGGGATTGCGTACGCAGGCCCCGCCCACCCGGTTCACGACGACCCGCTCGACACCAAACGCATCGCTATTGGCGTGTTGACGTTCGTGTTGGGACTGCTCTGTTTCACGCCCGTCCCAATCGAGTTTCTCTAA
- a CDS encoding DUF7123 family protein has protein sequence MSATTEQPSTVSKEDRLKSYLKQRAMEKGEFFFKGKFIADDVGLSPKEIGALMVKLCDSATDLTIEKWSYTSATTWRVQQATV, from the coding sequence ATGAGCGCTACAACGGAGCAACCCTCCACTGTCAGCAAAGAAGATCGGCTCAAGAGCTACCTAAAGCAACGCGCGATGGAGAAGGGCGAATTCTTCTTCAAAGGGAAGTTCATCGCCGACGACGTTGGCCTCTCGCCAAAAGAAATCGGCGCGCTGATGGTCAAGCTCTGTGACTCCGCCACTGATCTCACCATCGAGAAGTGGTCGTACACGAGCGCCACCACCTGGCGTGTCCAACAGGCTACTGTATAA
- a CDS encoding molybdopterin synthase: protein MYVFSVCGDDAAALAEQLAARLGSDARVATISRVDALPVDDRPTGVTTAYTLAESGWTGAGDDSLDHLIDRLAATHDYAIVHGDPGVRLPQVVCGDVSHAGDVLYRVADAASADIAAIVDAIGELEPYETLESLVAQVKASDKAELSGAIATFTGRVRAKESADDAPTEYLQFEKYEGVAEERMATISRELEAREGVLSVVMHHRTGVIEYGEDIVFVVVLAAHRGEAFETVEDGINRLKDEVPLFKKEVTVDEEFWVHERQ from the coding sequence ATGTACGTCTTCTCAGTCTGCGGCGACGACGCAGCGGCGCTGGCCGAGCAACTGGCTGCCCGCCTCGGCTCGGACGCTCGCGTGGCCACGATTTCCCGCGTCGATGCGCTCCCTGTGGACGACCGACCGACCGGCGTGACGACCGCGTACACCCTCGCTGAGTCGGGGTGGACGGGTGCCGGCGACGACTCACTCGACCACCTCATCGACCGCCTTGCGGCGACCCACGACTACGCCATCGTCCACGGCGACCCCGGCGTTCGCCTGCCACAGGTCGTTTGTGGCGACGTGTCCCACGCGGGCGACGTACTCTATCGCGTCGCAGACGCAGCCTCGGCCGACATTGCGGCCATCGTCGACGCCATCGGAGAACTCGAGCCCTACGAGACGCTCGAATCGCTGGTCGCACAGGTCAAAGCCTCAGACAAGGCGGAGTTGTCGGGCGCGATTGCCACCTTCACCGGGCGGGTCCGCGCGAAGGAGTCGGCTGACGACGCACCCACCGAATATCTCCAGTTCGAGAAGTACGAAGGCGTCGCAGAGGAGCGTATGGCAACGATTTCGCGCGAACTCGAAGCGCGAGAGGGCGTCCTCTCCGTCGTGATGCACCACCGAACCGGCGTCATCGAGTATGGCGAGGACATCGTGTTCGTCGTGGTGCTCGCCGCCCACCGCGGGGAGGCGTTCGAGACGGTCGAAGACGGCATCAACCGGCTCAAAGACGAAGTGCCGCTGTTTAAAAAGGAAGTGACGGTCGATGAGGAGTTTTGGGTCCACGAACGACAGTAA